A region from the Paenibacillus humicola genome encodes:
- a CDS encoding MFS transporter — MAFSWKRNLFVLWIGSFFVSSAYSVSIPFLPIFLHEQLGVQNHLETWTGVTFAVTFLSSALIAPFWGSLADRYGRKPMMIRAGICLTITYLLYFLVQNPYELIAVRIVEGLLAGYIPATVALVATNTPENHAGYALGLLSTSTAAGGIIGPLVGGLVSQWLGNREAFLISSGLVFIAFFIAILWVNELKISPASVKRNVSGDLKEAASNRGLMILLGIMLAVSASVMIIEPLLTTYVLKLGADPKKASLSSGIIFSAVGIATLIAAPLWGKIGVRIGYGKVLFIGLIGGGIGNLLQIAFHDLVSFGVLRFIYGFFFAAVYPSLSALIVRATDPGFRGRAFSLNQASTQLGTMLGPVAGGFLANLFSIYAVFLINGASMLIISLVIRKRKFAARTESTANADPVLTGNENKAAT; from the coding sequence ATGGCTTTCTCCTGGAAGCGCAATCTGTTTGTTTTATGGATCGGCTCCTTCTTTGTCAGCTCCGCCTACTCTGTCTCCATCCCGTTCCTCCCTATTTTTCTGCACGAACAGCTTGGCGTTCAGAACCATCTCGAGACCTGGACCGGCGTCACCTTCGCAGTGACGTTCCTCTCCTCCGCCTTAATCGCTCCGTTCTGGGGCTCGCTGGCCGACCGTTACGGGCGGAAGCCGATGATGATCCGGGCGGGCATCTGTCTGACCATCACCTATCTGCTTTATTTTCTCGTGCAGAACCCTTACGAACTGATCGCAGTCCGCATCGTGGAAGGGCTGCTTGCGGGATATATACCGGCCACAGTGGCTCTGGTTGCGACCAATACGCCGGAGAACCATGCCGGCTACGCGCTTGGCCTATTATCCACCTCCACCGCCGCGGGGGGCATAATCGGTCCGCTTGTCGGCGGCTTGGTGAGTCAATGGCTTGGCAACCGCGAAGCCTTTCTCATCTCCTCCGGACTTGTATTTATCGCCTTCTTCATTGCAATCCTCTGGGTCAATGAGCTGAAAATAAGCCCTGCCTCCGTAAAGCGGAATGTGAGCGGCGATTTGAAAGAGGCCGCTTCCAATCGCGGGCTGATGATTCTGCTCGGCATCATGCTGGCGGTCTCCGCCTCCGTCATGATTATCGAGCCTCTGCTGACGACTTATGTCCTGAAGCTGGGGGCTGACCCGAAAAAAGCCTCGCTGAGCTCGGGCATTATTTTCTCGGCGGTCGGAATCGCCACTTTAATCGCGGCTCCGCTCTGGGGGAAAATCGGGGTGCGAATCGGGTACGGGAAGGTTCTGTTCATCGGATTGATCGGCGGAGGCATCGGAAATTTGCTGCAAATCGCCTTTCATGATCTGGTCAGCTTCGGGGTGCTGCGGTTTATATACGGCTTCTTCTTCGCAGCCGTTTATCCGTCGCTCAGCGCACTCATCGTCCGGGCGACCGACCCCGGCTTCCGCGGACGCGCCTTCAGCCTCAATCAGGCGTCTACCCAGTTGGGCACGATGCTCGGTCCGGTGGCCGGCGGCTTTCTGGCCAATTTGTTTTCCATCTACGCCGTCTTCCTCATTAACGGCGCCAGCATGCTCATCATCTCCTTGGTCATTCGCAAGCGCAAATTCGCCGCCCGGACGGAATCGACGGCCAACGCCGATCCGGTGTTAACGGGGAACGAAAACAAGGCCGCGACCTGA
- a CDS encoding MarR family winged helix-turn-helix transcriptional regulator, with the protein MSGSNLLDVHHCLCAALRRADRMITQFYDAIISPGGLRATQFTLLATIAEAAPLPINHLADLMGMDRTTLTRNLSPLSKQGWVRIEVGEDHRIRVVTLTKEGRRILAQAQPLWQQAQSQVLDRLGPQHVEALLAELSSISMRNH; encoded by the coding sequence ATGTCTGGCTCGAATCTTCTTGACGTGCATCACTGTTTGTGTGCGGCCCTTCGGCGCGCTGATCGCATGATTACCCAGTTCTATGATGCGATCATTTCTCCGGGCGGTTTGCGTGCCACGCAGTTTACCCTTCTGGCGACGATTGCAGAGGCAGCTCCGCTCCCTATCAACCACCTGGCAGATCTGATGGGAATGGATCGTACAACCTTGACGCGCAATCTGAGCCCGTTGAGCAAGCAGGGATGGGTACGGATTGAGGTAGGCGAAGATCACCGGATCCGGGTTGTGACGCTCACCAAGGAGGGTCGACGAATACTAGCACAGGCCCAGCCCCTCTGGCAGCAAGCGCAGAGCCAGGTGCTTGACCGGCTCGGCCCGCAGCATGTCGAGGCGCTGCTCGCTGAGCTCTCATCGATATCGATGCGGAATCATTAA
- a CDS encoding PadR family transcriptional regulator encodes MKINKELMKGSTVILILTLLENKDMYGYEMTKEIERRSNGIFTFKEGTLYPILHTLEAERYVESYWIEEGGRKRKYYRITKEGRNQLGEKQREWSLFRTAVDRVIGEGQG; translated from the coding sequence ATGAAAATTAACAAAGAGCTGATGAAGGGCAGTACAGTCATCTTAATTTTGACCCTGCTTGAGAACAAAGACATGTATGGCTATGAAATGACAAAAGAGATCGAGCGGCGGTCGAACGGCATCTTCACGTTTAAAGAAGGTACGCTTTATCCGATCCTACATACACTCGAAGCCGAACGTTATGTAGAATCCTATTGGATCGAAGAAGGCGGCCGCAAGAGAAAATATTACCGGATTACAAAAGAAGGGCGCAATCAGCTTGGAGAGAAACAGCGCGAATGGTCGTTGTTTCGAACGGCCGTCGACCGCGTGATTGGGGAGGGGCAGGGGTGA
- a CDS encoding glycoside hydrolase family 88/105 protein yields MNASESNKAALREALTPIQWAEKAYEALMSKFEPEMLPPDRFHYHQGVFLSGMEKCWRQTGKPEYLNYIKRWVDSQILADGSIKKHKSDELDDIQPGVLLFNLYEQTKDERYKNALYTLVSLLKTWPTNASGGFWHKGHYPNQMWLDGLYMAGPIAAQFAKTFGESEYFDRMADQAILMAEHTHDPNTGLMYHGWDETKTAKWADPVTGLAPEFWGRAIGWYPVALLEMFEYFPENHKHKAKLTSILQNLLISLTKYQDDATGLWYQVVDKGDRPDNWLENSCTSLYVHAIAKAVRLGYLDAKYLKYAWKGYQGVVDTLKFDENGHVVIGQICIGTGIGDYAHYIARPTSENDLHGAGAFVLMCVEMSLAQKAQQI; encoded by the coding sequence ATGAATGCTTCGGAATCCAATAAAGCAGCCTTACGCGAAGCGCTGACTCCCATTCAATGGGCGGAAAAGGCATACGAAGCGCTGATGTCCAAATTCGAGCCGGAAATGCTTCCGCCGGACCGCTTTCACTATCATCAGGGCGTCTTTCTGTCGGGGATGGAGAAATGCTGGCGGCAAACCGGGAAGCCGGAATACTTGAACTATATCAAGAGGTGGGTGGACAGCCAAATTCTTGCCGACGGCAGCATCAAAAAGCATAAGTCCGACGAGCTGGATGATATTCAGCCCGGCGTGCTTCTCTTCAACCTGTATGAGCAAACAAAGGACGAACGGTACAAAAATGCGCTGTACACGCTTGTTTCGTTGTTGAAGACCTGGCCGACCAATGCTTCGGGCGGGTTCTGGCATAAGGGTCATTACCCGAATCAAATGTGGCTGGACGGCTTATACATGGCCGGGCCGATCGCCGCTCAGTTCGCCAAAACGTTCGGAGAAAGCGAATATTTTGACCGGATGGCCGATCAGGCGATATTGATGGCGGAGCATACCCATGACCCGAACACCGGCTTGATGTACCACGGGTGGGACGAAACGAAAACGGCGAAATGGGCTGACCCCGTTACAGGCTTGGCTCCGGAGTTTTGGGGTCGCGCGATCGGCTGGTACCCTGTCGCTCTGCTGGAAATGTTCGAATATTTTCCCGAAAACCATAAACATAAAGCGAAGTTGACAAGCATCCTGCAGAACCTGCTCATTTCTTTGACGAAGTACCAGGATGACGCCACCGGATTATGGTATCAGGTTGTCGACAAAGGGGACCGCCCGGATAATTGGCTGGAAAATTCCTGTACTTCCTTGTACGTTCATGCCATTGCCAAAGCGGTGCGACTGGGCTATTTGGACGCCAAGTATCTGAAATATGCATGGAAGGGCTACCAGGGCGTGGTCGATACACTGAAGTTCGACGAAAACGGCCATGTCGTCATCGGCCAAATTTGCATCGGAACCGGAATCGGAGACTACGCCCACTACATTGCCCGTCCTACGAGCGAAAATGATCTGCACGGCGCAGGCGCCTTCGTTCTAATGTGCGTGGAAATGAGTCTGGCGCAAAAAGCGCAGCAAATATAA
- a CDS encoding DUF1284 domain-containing protein, protein MTIRLRGHHLLCLLGYRGKGYSDGFCANMTTIYETLRTQPETELELIEGPDDICAAFPDDQVPHCENDSVYRKDEDILALAGLRIGARIRWSDVCTQVAMRVKPDDIGRLCRSCRWEPLGLCREGVGHLAGGGLLRELPGNAAKEPPT, encoded by the coding sequence ATGACGATCCGATTGCGAGGCCATCATCTGCTCTGCCTGCTCGGCTACCGGGGCAAAGGCTATTCCGACGGCTTCTGTGCGAATATGACGACGATCTATGAGACGCTTCGGACGCAGCCGGAGACGGAGCTGGAGCTGATTGAAGGACCCGACGATATTTGCGCAGCCTTTCCGGATGATCAGGTTCCGCATTGCGAGAACGATAGCGTTTATCGGAAGGATGAGGATATTTTGGCGTTGGCCGGTCTGCGCATCGGTGCCCGCATCCGCTGGTCGGACGTGTGCACACAAGTCGCGATGCGCGTAAAGCCCGATGATATCGGCCGGTTATGCCGCAGCTGCCGTTGGGAGCCGCTCGGTTTGTGCCGGGAAGGAGTGGGCCATCTTGCAGGCGGAGGCCTGCTGCGGGAGCTGCCGGGTAACGCCGCGAAAGAGCCGCCGACCTAA
- a CDS encoding FtsW/RodA/SpoVE family cell cycle protein produces MNKNLEYPNLRSYLDQVCSHVKATEIHEEIRQELQSHLQELITEKIDQEGKTEEEAIIESIKLMGNPDEVGRQLHAVHKPKVEWSIISLLSAMIVIGGVALFALNYSLNDKLVVEQKLLFLLIGIAVMIAIYFVDYRKLLKYTWLLYGVTLLVMGTPLLSGTRLNGVAQWFKADDLGYNVYALSPYLLVISVSGILQGQKLEPSNIHGRLKRMIKNVAVLIIIPAILYVKADALSDFVIYGFSLAVLLMVIGKRLLLTAGFGAAAFLLWMLITLQPSQFHFRWMRITGFLNPNADALGSGFLTLRSMEAIQLGSMWGQGFGVVNRRLPYSYNELIYSYLVYSFGWVFGIAIAVLVLLFIVRIAHIGCSLQDSYAKKLMIGLTAVLGIQFGWNLLMCAGFMPITGIRLPILDWSPGTIAELAAVGLILGAYRRKDMIGSSTSLKNSSAIFRSPQSPWHDE; encoded by the coding sequence GTGAATAAAAATTTGGAGTATCCTAATCTTCGCTCTTATCTTGATCAAGTTTGCTCGCATGTAAAAGCTACAGAAATTCATGAGGAAATCAGGCAAGAACTGCAGAGTCATCTCCAGGAGCTGATAACGGAAAAAATCGATCAGGAAGGTAAGACTGAAGAGGAGGCAATAATCGAGTCGATTAAGCTGATGGGGAATCCCGATGAAGTCGGCAGGCAGCTTCACGCCGTACATAAGCCTAAAGTTGAATGGAGCATCATTTCTCTTTTGTCGGCAATGATTGTCATCGGGGGCGTTGCGTTGTTTGCACTAAACTACTCATTGAACGACAAATTAGTGGTGGAACAGAAGCTTCTTTTTCTTTTGATTGGAATCGCGGTTATGATCGCGATTTATTTTGTCGACTATCGTAAGCTGCTGAAATACACATGGTTATTGTACGGAGTGACACTCCTGGTTATGGGAACCCCGCTGTTGAGTGGTACGCGGCTAAACGGGGTCGCGCAATGGTTCAAAGCAGACGACTTGGGCTATAATGTTTATGCGCTTTCTCCGTATTTACTTGTAATATCCGTCTCCGGAATTTTGCAAGGACAGAAACTAGAGCCTTCAAATATACATGGGAGACTTAAGCGGATGATAAAGAATGTTGCCGTTTTGATCATTATTCCGGCCATACTTTATGTTAAAGCGGATGCATTAAGCGATTTTGTTATTTACGGTTTTAGTTTGGCAGTCCTGCTTATGGTTATTGGGAAAAGATTGCTCCTGACTGCCGGATTCGGCGCCGCGGCATTCCTTCTTTGGATGTTAATTACGCTTCAGCCGTCGCAGTTTCATTTCCGGTGGATGCGGATAACCGGGTTTTTAAACCCGAATGCGGATGCCCTTGGATCCGGCTTTTTGACATTGCGTTCCATGGAGGCTATCCAATTAGGCAGCATGTGGGGGCAGGGCTTTGGCGTCGTGAATCGGCGGCTTCCGTATAGCTATAACGAGCTGATTTACTCTTATTTGGTGTACAGTTTTGGTTGGGTATTCGGTATTGCGATCGCAGTATTGGTTCTACTGTTCATCGTAAGAATTGCTCACATAGGCTGCAGTCTTCAAGATAGCTATGCCAAAAAACTTATGATTGGTTTAACCGCCGTACTGGGCATTCAATTTGGATGGAACTTGCTGATGTGTGCAGGATTTATGCCGATAACAGGCATACGGCTGCCGATTTTGGATTGGAGCCCGGGGACAATCGCGGAGTTAGCCGCTGTCGGACTGATACTCGGTGCTTACAGGCGCAAGGACATGATCGGCTCCTCTACGAGCCTGAAAAACTCCTCGGCAATATTCAGGTCACCTCAATCACCCTGGCACGACGAATAG
- a CDS encoding HoxN/HupN/NixA family nickel/cobalt transporter, giving the protein MNEKAGKIQGRWTGYAAAVIALHIAGIILLLVSLPKFPVLLELGILAYTLGMRHAFDADHIAAIDNTVRKLVQQKKSAMGVGFFFSLGHSSVVCIMAVITAIAAKWASANLPELQTIGGLIGASVSGVFLVLIGVLNLLVFIQIYKVFRAMRHKHHDDNRLEELLQSRGLIARFLNPLFKFVSKSWHVYPIGFLFGLGFDTASEIALLAISAGAAHSAIPVTGILALPLLFASGMSLLDTADGVFMTTAYRWAFRTPLRKVYYNMSVTGISVVAALVIGMIELVQVITPELGLSGGFWDWVQNLDFGILGYVMVTVFVLSWAVSYGIWKFMKIEQRWTS; this is encoded by the coding sequence ATGAACGAGAAAGCCGGGAAAATTCAAGGACGCTGGACAGGCTATGCGGCGGCTGTGATTGCGCTGCATATTGCGGGAATCATTTTATTGCTGGTCTCGCTTCCTAAGTTTCCCGTTCTGCTTGAGCTGGGAATTCTCGCCTATACGCTGGGCATGCGGCACGCATTCGACGCCGACCATATTGCGGCGATCGACAACACCGTGCGCAAGCTGGTTCAACAGAAAAAATCTGCAATGGGCGTCGGGTTTTTCTTCTCGCTCGGGCATTCATCGGTCGTATGCATCATGGCCGTCATTACCGCAATCGCGGCCAAATGGGCGTCGGCCAACCTTCCGGAATTGCAAACGATCGGCGGCCTCATCGGGGCGTCGGTATCCGGCGTGTTTCTGGTTCTGATCGGCGTGCTCAATTTATTGGTGTTCATCCAAATTTATAAAGTATTCCGCGCTATGCGTCACAAGCATCACGATGACAACCGGCTTGAGGAACTGCTTCAGTCGCGGGGGCTCATCGCACGTTTTCTGAATCCGCTGTTTAAATTCGTCAGCAAAAGCTGGCATGTTTATCCGATCGGATTTTTATTCGGTCTCGGGTTCGACACCGCAAGCGAGATTGCGCTGCTGGCCATTTCGGCAGGGGCGGCTCATAGCGCCATTCCGGTAACGGGAATTTTGGCTCTTCCGCTTCTGTTTGCCTCCGGCATGAGCCTGCTCGATACGGCGGACGGCGTCTTTATGACGACGGCTTACCGCTGGGCGTTCCGGACGCCGCTGCGCAAAGTCTATTACAATATGAGCGTGACCGGAATTTCCGTTGTCGCGGCGCTGGTCATCGGAATGATCGAACTGGTGCAGGTGATCACGCCGGAGCTCGGATTGTCGGGCGGGTTCTGGGACTGGGTGCAAAATTTGGATTTTGGCATTTTGGGGTATGTCATGGTGACGGTATTCGTCCTGTCCTGGGCGGTCTCTTACGGGATATGGAAGTTTATGAAAATTGAGCAGCGATGGACAAGTTAG
- a CDS encoding malate:quinone oxidoreductase, whose product MSNRQTSTDVILIGAGIMSATLGSLLKELVPDWKITVFERLASAGEESSNEWNNAGTGHSSLCELNYTVEKPDGSIDISKAVKVNEEYQVSRQFWSYLVNSNLIRNPRDFITPLPHMSFVQGQEDVTFLQKRFEALSTHPLFEGMEFSADPGKLKEWIPLMMNNRTMNKPIAATRIESGTDVNFGALTRILFAHLQKKNVDIRFKHQVDDIKRTADGSWELKVRDVNSGSVQSHTAKFVFIGGGGGSLHLLQKSGIPEGKGIGGFPVSGLFMVCKNPEIVAWHHAKVYGKAPVGAPPMSVPHLDTRFIDKKESLFFGPFAGFSPKFLKNGSMFDLLTSVKPHNLVTMMAAGVNNVSLTTYLIKQVLLSKEQRMEELREFVPDAKSDDWDLLVAGQRVQIIKDTAAGRGTLQFGTEVISAADGSIAALLGASPGASTAVSVMLEVIQKCFPKHLKAWGPKLKEMIPSYGESLSKKPELIHTLHTSTARSLGLISESPLTEDKKSYPIGSV is encoded by the coding sequence ATGAGCAACAGACAGACGAGTACAGACGTTATTCTAATTGGTGCCGGAATCATGAGCGCGACTTTAGGTTCGCTGCTGAAAGAATTAGTGCCGGACTGGAAAATTACCGTGTTTGAGCGGCTTGCAAGTGCAGGAGAGGAAAGCTCGAACGAATGGAACAACGCGGGAACAGGCCATTCATCGCTATGTGAGCTAAACTATACCGTTGAGAAACCGGACGGATCAATAGATATCAGCAAAGCGGTAAAAGTGAATGAAGAGTATCAGGTTTCCAGGCAGTTTTGGTCTTATTTGGTCAACAGCAATCTGATCCGCAACCCGCGCGACTTTATAACGCCATTGCCTCACATGAGCTTTGTTCAAGGTCAGGAGGATGTGACCTTTCTGCAAAAACGGTTTGAAGCGTTGTCCACCCATCCTTTATTCGAAGGGATGGAATTTTCTGCTGATCCCGGAAAATTGAAGGAATGGATTCCGCTCATGATGAACAACCGGACAATGAATAAACCGATCGCGGCAACAAGAATCGAATCGGGAACGGATGTCAACTTCGGCGCGTTAACGCGCATTTTGTTTGCCCATTTACAGAAAAAGAACGTCGACATCCGATTTAAGCACCAAGTGGATGATATCAAACGCACCGCCGACGGCTCATGGGAATTGAAAGTGAGGGATGTGAACAGCGGTTCCGTCCAAAGCCATACCGCAAAATTCGTCTTTATCGGCGGCGGCGGCGGAAGCCTTCATCTGCTGCAAAAATCCGGCATTCCCGAAGGAAAAGGGATCGGCGGATTTCCGGTAAGCGGTCTGTTTATGGTTTGTAAAAATCCGGAGATTGTAGCGTGGCATCATGCAAAGGTATACGGCAAAGCTCCGGTCGGCGCTCCTCCGATGTCCGTACCGCATCTGGATACCCGTTTTATCGATAAGAAAGAATCGCTGTTCTTCGGACCGTTTGCCGGCTTCTCGCCGAAGTTCTTAAAAAACGGGTCGATGTTTGATTTGTTGACTTCGGTCAAACCGCATAATCTCGTCACGATGATGGCGGCAGGCGTAAACAACGTTTCATTGACAACGTATCTGATCAAGCAGGTCTTATTATCGAAGGAACAGCGCATGGAGGAATTACGGGAGTTTGTTCCGGACGCAAAAAGCGACGATTGGGACTTACTGGTAGCCGGCCAGCGGGTGCAAATTATTAAAGATACGGCTGCCGGCAGAGGAACGCTTCAATTTGGAACGGAAGTCATCAGCGCGGCCGACGGCTCGATCGCCGCTTTGCTCGGCGCTTCGCCGGGTGCTTCCACCGCCGTTTCCGTCATGCTCGAGGTGATCCAAAAATGCTTCCCGAAGCATCTGAAAGCGTGGGGACCGAAATTGAAAGAAATGATCCCTTCCTATGGCGAATCACTGTCGAAGAAACCGGAGCTTATTCATACCCTTCACACTTCAACCGCGCGTTCGCTCGGCCTCATCAGCGAAAGCCCGTTGACCGAGGACAAAAAATCCTATCCGATCGGATCCGTGTAG
- the nikR gene encoding nickel-responsive transcriptional regulator NikR, whose amino-acid sequence MMQNDELARFGVSIPNELLAQFDTMIHNQGYHNRSEAIRDLIRKSLLQPSQFPESQMVAGTIVMVYDHHVSELPISLTELQHDYHHQIISTMHIHLNHHQCLEILVVRGEMRRLRELSDHIRVLKGILYTELSVTHIDIKEHE is encoded by the coding sequence ATGATGCAAAATGACGAATTGGCTCGTTTCGGCGTTTCGATTCCGAACGAGTTACTGGCGCAATTCGATACGATGATCCACAATCAAGGCTATCATAATCGTTCTGAAGCGATTCGCGATCTCATCCGAAAATCGCTTCTTCAGCCGTCTCAATTTCCGGAGTCGCAAATGGTCGCAGGAACGATCGTGATGGTTTATGATCACCATGTCAGCGAGCTTCCGATTTCGCTCACCGAATTGCAGCACGATTATCATCACCAAATTATATCGACCATGCATATTCACTTGAATCACCACCAGTGTCTGGAAATTCTCGTCGTCAGAGGCGAAATGCGGCGGCTGAGAGAGCTCAGCGATCACATCCGAGTTTTGAAGGGTATTCTTTATACGGAGCTTTCCGTCACGCACATTGATATTAAGGAGCACGAATAG
- a CDS encoding peroxiredoxin-like family protein, protein MDRCQIEAFFYPVRIVWNSKVIYRSSFGSAVKLKRHLYHPIPIWRAYKMTSMNEQLKAAAQQFQANSPLEAQIKFGQMIEELQKSGIASGLTVGQKAKDFKLSNALGQDIVLYDELAKGPVVLIFYRGGWCPFCNIQLKAYQQLLPEIQAQGAQLIAISPQKPDHSLSFQEKEGLEFQVLSDPHGIVTAKYNLLFDVPQGAKEVMESFGLDLAEYNHTSKWILPVPATFMIDENATIRSAYVNPSFMQRQSPEEIIQALRLL, encoded by the coding sequence TTACAGAAGTTCTTTCGGTTCAGCGGTTAAGCTAAAAAGGCATCTATATCATCCTATACCTATTTGGAGGGCCTACAAGATGACGAGCATGAACGAGCAGTTGAAAGCGGCAGCACAGCAGTTTCAAGCAAACTCGCCTTTAGAGGCGCAGATCAAGTTCGGTCAAATGATTGAGGAGCTGCAGAAGTCAGGCATCGCTTCCGGCTTAACTGTCGGCCAAAAAGCAAAGGATTTCAAACTGTCCAACGCATTGGGCCAGGACATCGTCTTGTACGACGAGCTTGCCAAAGGACCGGTCGTCTTAATTTTTTATCGCGGCGGCTGGTGTCCGTTCTGCAATATTCAATTGAAGGCGTACCAGCAGCTTTTGCCGGAAATCCAAGCTCAAGGGGCGCAATTAATCGCAATCAGCCCGCAGAAGCCGGATCATTCCTTATCGTTTCAGGAAAAGGAAGGACTCGAATTCCAGGTTCTCAGCGATCCGCACGGTATAGTGACCGCCAAATATAATCTTCTCTTCGATGTCCCGCAGGGAGCAAAGGAAGTGATGGAAAGCTTCGGCCTCGATTTGGCGGAATATAATCATACATCAAAATGGATTCTTCCGGTTCCGGCTACCTTTATGATCGATGAAAATGCCACTATCCGTTCCGCTTATGTAAATCCGAGTTTTATGCAGCGGCAAAGTCCGGAAGAAATTATTCAAGCGCTTCGGCTGCTGTAA
- a CDS encoding AraC family transcriptional regulator: MGGIHFENAQGTFSVSHRKALSHHMPSSHFHSTYEIFYLMSGKREFFIKDRTTVVSEGDVIIIAPNILHRTTNTAMPKHERLVVNIHERHMVSMNASCNEILQPLFEREYLIIKCSPYDRLSIEALSQGIIQEIEDQKPGFEMYAQTLVLQLLIMCCRHVKPTGSEPAESPSPMHERISEVVRYINSHYMQELSLHGVADKFYVSPYYLSRFFKEATGFTFVEYVNSVRIKEAKKLLEQSSMKVRLISKKAGFGSVTHFGRVFKSVTGHTPLYYRKGRT; this comes from the coding sequence ATGGGAGGGATTCATTTCGAAAACGCTCAAGGGACATTCTCCGTGTCTCACCGGAAGGCGTTAAGTCACCATATGCCGTCCAGCCATTTTCACAGTACGTACGAAATTTTCTATTTAATGTCCGGCAAACGGGAGTTTTTTATAAAGGATCGGACGACGGTTGTCAGCGAGGGAGATGTCATCATTATCGCGCCGAATATTTTGCATCGGACGACCAATACGGCCATGCCGAAGCACGAGCGGCTCGTCGTGAACATTCATGAGCGTCATATGGTCTCCATGAACGCTTCGTGTAACGAAATTTTGCAGCCGCTGTTCGAGAGGGAGTACCTCATTATAAAATGTTCCCCTTACGACAGGCTATCCATTGAAGCGCTTTCGCAAGGTATTATTCAGGAAATTGAGGATCAAAAGCCGGGCTTCGAGATGTATGCGCAGACTTTGGTTTTGCAGCTGCTCATTATGTGCTGCCGGCATGTGAAACCGACCGGCTCTGAGCCGGCGGAATCCCCAAGTCCCATGCATGAAAGAATTTCGGAGGTGGTCCGTTATATTAACAGCCATTATATGCAGGAGCTGTCGCTTCATGGTGTAGCCGACAAATTTTACGTCAGCCCCTATTATTTAAGCCGCTTTTTTAAAGAAGCAACGGGATTTACGTTCGTGGAGTATGTCAACAGCGTCAGGATTAAAGAAGCGAAAAAGCTGCTGGAGCAATCCTCGATGAAGGTCCGCCTGATTTCCAAAAAGGCAGGTTTCGGCAGCGTTACGCATTTTGGCAGAGTGTTCAAGTCCGTTACCGGGCATACGCCTCTATATTACAGAAAAGGGAGGACGTGA